One Desulfovibrio legallii DNA window includes the following coding sequences:
- a CDS encoding thioredoxin family protein, which yields MLIKVLGPGCAKCKEAENVVNAAVQDAGSAATVEKVTDLKEMMALGVMSTPAVVIDNNVMCTGRVPSKSEVMGWIATPDAHASAHSTSTGCCCGGKC from the coding sequence ATGTTGATCAAAGTTCTCGGTCCCGGTTGCGCCAAGTGCAAAGAAGCGGAAAACGTCGTCAATGCCGCCGTGCAGGATGCGGGAAGTGCCGCCACGGTTGAAAAGGTCACGGACCTGAAAGAAATGATGGCGCTCGGCGTTATGTCCACGCCCGCCGTGGTCATCGACAACAACGTCATGTGTACTGGCCGTGTGCCTTCCAAGTCCGAAGTCATGGGTTGGATCGCTACGCCGGACGCTCATGCTTCCGCTCATTCGACTTCCACCGGCTGCTGTTGCGGCGGCAAGTGCTAA